The Faecalibaculum rodentium genome segment CCCGTGAAATCCTGCCAGTGCCACTGAAAGCCGGAATACTTCCCCTGCCGGGCGGGAAAGGTGAATGCAGTCCAGACATCCACAGGATGCAGATCCTGGAGTATCCGTTCACGATTCATCCGGTCCACGGTCCGGGCCTGGACGGTTTCTGTGTGATCCGCCCCCATGCGGTGATTCAGGACAATATCGGCCAGAACCTGAATGTCGCGTTTCTGGAGAGCGGAAATGGCAGACAGGTACTGTTTCCTCGTACCATATTTTGTTGGGATTCCGCCTTTTTGACGAAATTCTCCCAGGTCATACAAATCATAGACCCCATACCCCGTATCCTGGCATCCGCCCTGGCCCTTGAACGCAGGCGGCAGCCAGACACCGGTGATTCCCAGTCGTTTCAGAAACCCCGCCTGGGCAGAGACCTGGCGCCACAGTCTGCAGTCAGGACCCAGATCCCATTCAAAGTACTGAATCAGTGTCTCGTTCCTTGCCATGTTTGTTTTCTCCTTCCCGATGGGTTCCGGACATCCTGTTCAGTCCGTCGCCCCCTGCTGAATCCCGGGGGTCTCATACCCTTCATGTTCCTGGCCAACGGTATAATGTAGCCGCAGGAAAGAAAAGGTGAGAATCATGAACAGCATTTTTCATCGACGGTCCATCCGTCAGTTTACCCCCGAAGTGCCGGACAACGGGCAGATTGAACAGATCCTGAAAGCCGCCATGGCTGCGCCGACAGCCTGTGACGACCGGCAGTATCAGTTTTATGTGGTCCTGGATCCTGAAATCCGGCAGGCGCTTGCACAGACATCGCCCTATGCCCGCTGCGCCGCAGCTGCACCTGCAGTGATTGTTCCCTGTTTTGAAGACGGGGCAGGGTACGCGCCGGAATACATCCCGGTGAACATGGGAATCGTCTGCGAGAACCTGATGCTGGAAGCCGATGATCTGGGCCTGGGCACCGTGTTTCTGGGCATTTATCCCGAACAGGACCGCATGGAAGCCGTGCGCAAGGTCCTGCAGCTGCCGGAAGGACTGACTCCGTTTGCGCTGATCCCTGTGGGTCACCCCGCTGCGGTTCCGGCAGACAAAGACAAATTCGATCCGGACAGAATTCACTGGATCGGCCGGCAGAAATGACAAAGCCGGACGTCGCCTGGCGTCATTCAGACTGACCTGAGAGACAGAGTTCCGCCCGGTATGCAGGGACTGCAGTCACTGCCGGTGAACCAGGGGAAGCCAGTTTCCATAGCCTTCTTTCTCCATCTGCGATTCGGGTATGAAACGCAGTGCAGCGGAATTGATGCAGTAGCGCAGTCCTCCCGATGCAGCGGGTCCATCCGGGAACACATGCCCCAGATGAGAATCGGCAGAGGAACTGCGGACCTCCGTGCGCACCATACCGTGGGACAAGTCTGTTTTTGTTCGAAGAGCCGATGAAGAGACCGGTTTGCTGAAGGCGGGCCAGCCGCATCCGGAGTTGTATTTATCCGCGGAGGAAAACAAGGGCACGCCGTCCACGGGATCCACATAGATCCCAGGCTCGAAGAAGTCATCGTATTGACCTGTGAAAGGACGCTCTGTAGCGCCTTCCTGCGTGACAGCTCTCTGCAGCGGTGTCAGCGCCTGAATCGCATTCTGTTTTTCTGTATCATTCATAAGCCAATGATAACGAAAAGGTAAGGAAATCACAGCTTTCGGCCCCTTGCCGGAATGCGGGGGCCGTGTGGTAGACTGGTTTATATGTGTCGGAACGAATGTTCCAGTATTGAACCGCTGTTGTCGTCCGGGTTCCCGTGTATGCACAGACAATGACAGTCATCGGATTGCGGGGCTTCAGAGGGTTCTTTTTGGCGTGCTATGGCGCTGACTGCCGAAGGAGCAGGGAAAGGAGGAGTGCAGGTGAAGCTGCAGTGGGAAAAAATTGTTACGTGGCCCAATCTGATCACCAGCATCCGGATTGCCGGGGCAGTTGCCCTGATCTGGATCCTCCCTTTTTCACCGCTGTTCTATGGTGTGTATCTGATCTGCGGACTGAGCGACGGACTGGATGGCATGGTGGCCAGACTCACAAAACAGACATCGGATTTTGGCAGACTCCTGGACAGCGTGGCGGATCTGATCCTGTACTCAGTCACGTTTCTGAAAATACTTCCCGCCATGGTGAGTCTGCTCTCCCGCTGGATTTGGGTATGGCTGGCTGCAGCGGTGATCCTGCGGCTGATGGTTTACATTCTGATTGCAGTCAAATTCCGGAAGTTTGCCGCTACCCATACCTGGCTGGACAAACTCAGTTCGATCCTCGTATTCCTCGTGCCGTTCACCATCATCCCCGGCTATGGAGACTGGGGATGCGGACTGGCACTGCTTGCCGCAACCGCTGCATCTCTGGAAGAACTGCTGATGTTCGGGGCAAGTTCTGCCTATGACCCGGGACGCAGGTCACTGTTTCAGACAAAATGCGGGTACCCAAAATGCAGTTCATCAGCCGCAGACGGACAGCAGGGAACTGAAGCCTGACACAGGGCGGGATCGGCAGGAACGGGAACGGTGTGAGAATCATGAAAAGGCAGCCGCAGCTCTGTCCGGGTTTCCGTGCAGGAAATCTCAGGCAGAACTGCGGCTGCTGTTGTTTCTGAATTTTGCTGTTTCCTGCTCGAATGCTGATGGAAGACAGCAGGCATGAAAAGGACGGGGGGGAAAAGGGAGGAAAACGGCTTTACTGATTGACGTCCATTCCGTTTACTTCCAGACCATCGTCGATCTGAATCATGAGATACCGTTTGCCATCCACCAGCTGTGTTTTCACTTTCCATGCCGCATCCCCCCGGACTGTGACGCTGATGTCTTTCATCCTGACAGACAGTTTCTCGGAATCCATCAGATTCACCGCCTTCAGCTCATTGTCACCCACGGTTTTGTCATACACGGCGGAATAGTGCTGCAGGGTATCCTCGTTCAGACCGGCGTCTTCAAGAAGAGCCCGCATTTTTGTTTTATCCAGCGCCAATGGGACTCCGTCTTCTTCCGCTTCTGCGACCATGTCCCGCAGAGAACCGTACACATGGCTGACGGTATCAAAATTCAGTTCCCGACCGGCGACATCAGTCAGCATTTTGCGGAAACAGTCATTTTCCTTGTCATACGGAAGATCCGACATGGTGCCGATGATGTATTCGATGAACATCTCATTCGGCCGTTTGGGGGTCTTTGTATAATACAGGATATGGTTTACATCTGCGCCGCCATCTGTATAGCAGGGGTACAGAAAGCCATCCAGTCCTGAGGATATGACATGCATATCCACGTCCTCTTTTTTCTCCATCGTGCCTGTTTCTTCATTGAAGTACAAGCCGATGTCTGTCAGGGTCACTTCGTTGATGGAGCACAGCAGAAAACGGTAGGAGGAACCGCTGTCTTCCAGCTTGTTCTGG includes the following:
- a CDS encoding nitroreductase family protein, translated to MNSIFHRRSIRQFTPEVPDNGQIEQILKAAMAAPTACDDRQYQFYVVLDPEIRQALAQTSPYARCAAAAPAVIVPCFEDGAGYAPEYIPVNMGIVCENLMLEADDLGLGTVFLGIYPEQDRMEAVRKVLQLPEGLTPFALIPVGHPAAVPADKDKFDPDRIHWIGRQK
- the msrB gene encoding peptide-methionine (R)-S-oxide reductase MsrB, coding for MNDTEKQNAIQALTPLQRAVTQEGATERPFTGQYDDFFEPGIYVDPVDGVPLFSSADKYNSGCGWPAFSKPVSSSALRTKTDLSHGMVRTEVRSSSADSHLGHVFPDGPAASGGLRYCINSAALRFIPESQMEKEGYGNWLPLVHRQ
- a CDS encoding CDP-alcohol phosphatidyltransferase family protein, with product MKLQWEKIVTWPNLITSIRIAGAVALIWILPFSPLFYGVYLICGLSDGLDGMVARLTKQTSDFGRLLDSVADLILYSVTFLKILPAMVSLLSRWIWVWLAAAVILRLMVYILIAVKFRKFAATHTWLDKLSSILVFLVPFTIIPGYGDWGCGLALLAATAASLEELLMFGASSAYDPGRRSLFQTKCGYPKCSSSAADGQQGTEA
- a CDS encoding DUF4317 family protein; translated protein: MNAKEIAQLRRQFKKDNSDFFIANIAAAYVSNENSSPVIKCFDITDYEDLSESERTIYLAILKKALSGKLGRQLTEYSFESGSDCQQKLYDLNQSRLKDPDLVKEFVNEFTRNTSYLNGYFLILAACAWQVKDQNKLEDSGSSYRFLLCSINEVTLTDIGLYFNEETGTMEKKEDVDMHVISSGLDGFLYPCYTDGGADVNHILYYTKTPKRPNEMFIEYIIGTMSDLPYDKENDCFRKMLTDVAGRELNFDTVSHVYGSLRDMVAEAEEDGVPLALDKTKMRALLEDAGLNEDTLQHYSAVYDKTVGDNELKAVNLMDSEKLSVRMKDISVTVRGDAAWKVKTQLVDGKRYLMIQIDDGLEVNGMDVNQ